TTTCGGGCAACGTCCACGATCATGTACGGATCGGTGGAAACGGAAAAGGAACGGGCACGCCATCTATCGGTCCTTCGCGACGTCCAGGACGAAACCGGTGTATTTACCGAACTTGTTCCGCTGGCGTTCCTGCACAAAAATACGCTGCTCGAACGGGCAGGAATCGTAAACCATGATGCAACAGGACGCGAAGACATTCTGCTGATCGCCATTTCACGGCTGTTTTTGGACAACTTCGACAACATCCAGGTCCCCTGGTCGAAGATCGGACGAAAGGTCACGCAGTTGTCCCTGATGGCGGGAGGAAATGATGTCGGGGGGACGATGTTTGTGGACGCCCTTTCAAAGGATGCCGGCGGCGGAGATGAATCGGATTACTTCAGTCCCGAAGATATGAAAATAATGTGTGACGATATCGGCAGGACGCTTCGTCAGAGAGACACGTTCTATAATCTCATCTGAACATCCCGATTTTTCCTCTCTTTTTTTCTCAATTACAGCTGATTTACTCTCTCGCCAGGGCGAATCCAATTCAGGAAGGGTCTGGCTTGGTGTGGATAGATAAGTAAAAGAACCGCGAATCGGCGCGAATCCGCCCTTCGGGCGAGCGAATCGGATTTGCTTTTCCTCACTCTCGCAATACAGCTTCGCTGTCTTGCTCGCCCCTAATCGGGAGCGTTCGGGCAAATCCTATCGGCACCCCGGCGCCTCTCGTGGGAGAAATATTCAGAGAGTTGTTTTTAATAGAAGATGGGGAGAAATCAGTATTGGGAGCCGCTGGGGCGGCGACAGGATTTGCCCGAACGCTCCCGATGAGGGATGAAACGGCGGGACGATAAGGACCGCCGAGTTCAAGTGAGGAACAGCAAATCCGATTCTGAGAGCAAGCCAAAGGCTTGCGAGATTCTCGGAGATTCAAGCGAGGGTCGAAAACCCGAGTCGGAGAGCAAATCTCTGATTTGCGAACGAGGTTGGTTTTTCTCAGGGATCCACACAAATACGGCACACGAAATCGAAGTGCATCCCATTTCACAAAATAAGCATCCCAAGAACCATATCCACAAGAGAAAATCCAAAGAGGGCAAAGATATAGCCGATCGTGATCGGGATCATGAACGGAACGCCGTACGATATCCAGACATCGCCGGCTTTTGCATACAATGAAAGCTCCTTTGCATAGGTTTTTGGATCCTCACGGAGATTGCGGATCGATAAACCCGACTGGGTTTTCAGAGCACGGATCGAACTGTGTGCGCGGCAGAATTTCCGGGAGATGACTCCATTCTCTTCGGTGATATCCTCGGATACGAAACCAAAATAATTGGTGATGGAATCTCCCGGGACCGGTTTTCCCGAACACATCAGCCAGAACGGCGCTTTATTTTTCAAGGCAAGATTCCGGATAAGGAACACGACCGGAACGATCAACGCAAAGACCGCACCGTTCACGAGAGAGGACAGAGCAAGAGAGGGGAAGATCCAGTCGGCAAATGGAGTAATTGGGACCGCGAGCGATAAAAGGATCATGGCTTTTCCATCTGCAACCCCAAACAGACTTAAATAGGTGAAAAGGAACATCAGCAGAGCGATGAAAACCGACGTACCTAATACGTACACTCCCCATGGAGCTGAAAAAAATTCGATCCAGAACCAGATAACGAGGACACCACACCCAACGGCAGCCGGATACCAGGTCACGGCATAAATCGTACGGGTCTTTACATCCTGCCAGCAAGCATAGAGAAAGGTCGCAAGAACCAGAAATGCCGACAATGCAAGCGGCAGTGGAATAGTCATAAATTAGGTTTCGATCTGAAATCAGATAAAATCAATGGGTGAGGGGGACCTCACTCATGAAAAACGGACTTGGCGACGTACTTTCCGTGAACATAGGAAGGCATGCCAGCAAGCATATAGGATACACGCAATGCCTCTTCGACCTCGTCCAAATCAACGCCAACCATCTGGGCTCCGGCGAGCTGGGCACGCAGAGCATGATCATCTCTCATTGCTGCCGCAATGCCGATGGCGATCAGTTTTTTCTCTTTCCGGGTCAGGGAACCGTCCGACCAGATGTAGTTATCCAGTTTGAGAACGGCTTCGTGAATGAGAGGGTCGGATTCGGCGAGTTCTTTGAAAAAGACGGGGACGTGACCGATATTATGCTCAAGTTCCCTCATTTGTCCCTGACACCCGCAGGTGCCTTTTTTTTCTTCGAATGACATTTTTTATTCAGCGAAATATTGTCCGTCAAGCTAATTATTCTATGTATAGAAGCACATTTTTATAGATCGCCCGGCATAACATTCAACAATGACGAAAAAGATCGTGGCCTTGTTCGGCAGCAATGTTATTGGAGGAAACACCGACAAACTTCTCACAGAAGCGATTCGCGGAGCAGAAGATGCGGGATGCATCGTCGAGAGATTGGATATCGTCAGCCTCGATCTCTCGGGATGCAGACAGATCTACCACTGTATGGAAAAGGAACACTGCGTCATTTTAGATGAAGCGGAAAAATATCATACCCTGCTTAAAGAGGCCGACGGGATCATCATTGCAACGCCGGTGATGACCTACGGGATACCCGGTCAGCTGAAATCCTTCATGGACAGATGCCAGCCGTTTTACATGGCGAAATATTACCGGAAGCATTCGTTCATCTCCGATGAACATGCAAAGATCCGAAAAACCCTGTTCATCTGCATCTCAGGGATGAACACACTCGAGGTTTTCATCGGACCGGTCCTTACCGTAAAAGCATTCTGCCAGATCATCGACACGAAATATTTCGATGAACTGCTCCAAAACGATATGGACAACATTAAGAAAATAGAGAGCAAACCGGAAGTGATGAAAGCGGCATACGAAAAAGGGAGAGCATTGGGTGAAGCCATCACGAAAGCACGTGGATAATTCTGAGATCAAATCGGAACTAATACGGCTTGCCGATCCGAAATACCGCACATTTTCGAGCGGTCTGATTCCGGGAGCTGATAATATGATCGGGGTACGAATCCCGGACCTTCGCGATCTGGCAAAAAGGATCGCCACCGGCGACTGGAAAAACTATCTCAGAGAAGCAACCGATGACTCCTTTGAAGAGATCATGCTGCAGGGCCTTGTCATCGGTTATGCAAAAGGCCAGCCGGATGAGATAATTGCAGCTCTCACCTATTTTATCCCGAAAATAGACAACTGGTCGATCAATGATTCAAACGCGATGGGGCTGAAGATCGCCAAAAAACACCAGGATACATTCTGGAAATTTATCCAGCCGTATCTTGACTCGAACCTGGAATTTTTCGTTCGGTTCGGAGTTGTGATGCTTCTGTCCCATTATGTGGACGAAAAACACATCTCTCTGGTCCTGGAGCGGCTCGATACCATCACGCACGAAGGATACTACGTCAAAATGTCAGTAGCCTGGGCCGTTTCAGTTTGTTACGTGAAATTTCCGGAAATCACCCATGCATATCTGGAAAACTCCTCATTGGATAACGCCACCTACAACAAAGCGATCCAGAAGATATGCGAATCCTTCAGGGCCGATGAGGAAGCAAAAAATATACTCAGGAAAATGAAGAGAAAATAATCTCAGACCTTCATCCTCTGATCATATGTTCTAAGAGCACGGACCATATCCACGTACCGGAATTCGGGCCACGGCGGGACACAGAAACAGACGGCCGCTTCATTCCCGTTTGCAAGCCACGGGAGGAAGTTCGAGGTCCGTTTGTCGTTTGCCGTTCTGATGATCAGATCGACCGGGGGCATCTCCACTTCCGGATACATACGTTCGGTCACGCAGTCCGGCGTGATAGAATCAGCCGAGAACTCGCCGGCACGGACCTTTGCAACGATAGATTTGGTGGTTTCCAGAATTTCATTTCTCCCGCCGTATGCGATGGCAAAATGCAGATAATAGTGATGATGATCCTTTGTGGCCTCCTCGACATCATGGATCTTTTGCAAAAGCCGGTCGTTGATCAGAGACCGATCCCCGATCACCGTGATGTTCACTTTCTTATCATAGATCCGCTGGTCTTTGATCATCTCCGAAAATTTTTCGATGAAAAGTTCCAGAAGTTCGTTCACTTCTTCGGGCGAACGCTTGAAGTTTTCCGTGGAAAAAGCATAAAACGTTGTGTGTATGACCCCAAGCTCCTCCATCCAGTCGAAGACCTTCATCGTGATTTCGGCTCCGGCACGGTGCCCAAATGCCGTATCTTTTCCTTTGGCCTTTGCATATCTCCGGTTTCCGTCCTGAATGATCGCCACATGGGTCGGGACGTGGGTCAGCTGCCGGATAAGCCTGTGAACATACAGGTCTTCTGCAAAGGACCTGAGACTCACTGAGGAATCACCTCGACGATCATCCCGTCGTTTGGATACCGCTCGATGATTTTTCGTTCGCCACCGAACTTACGGGGGATCTTTCGCATCTGCTGCCAGTCGAGTTCGATCGTCCCGTCCTCCATCTCTTCGTAATAACTTCCAGCTCGAAGACACGGAATGATTAGCTCAAGATCCCCTTTTACCTCCATCGAACCGTACATAATTGTGCCGTCCTCGGTGATCATATCAAAC
The sequence above is a segment of the uncultured Methanocorpusculum sp. genome. Coding sequences within it:
- a CDS encoding NAD(P)H-dependent oxidoreductase → MTKKIVALFGSNVIGGNTDKLLTEAIRGAEDAGCIVERLDIVSLDLSGCRQIYHCMEKEHCVILDEAEKYHTLLKEADGIIIATPVMTYGIPGQLKSFMDRCQPFYMAKYYRKHSFISDEHAKIRKTLFICISGMNTLEVFIGPVLTVKAFCQIIDTKYFDELLQNDMDNIKKIESKPEVMKAAYEKGRALGEAITKARG
- a CDS encoding DNA alkylation repair protein — encoded protein: MDNSEIKSELIRLADPKYRTFSSGLIPGADNMIGVRIPDLRDLAKRIATGDWKNYLREATDDSFEEIMLQGLVIGYAKGQPDEIIAALTYFIPKIDNWSINDSNAMGLKIAKKHQDTFWKFIQPYLDSNLEFFVRFGVVMLLSHYVDEKHISLVLERLDTITHEGYYVKMSVAWAVSVCYVKFPEITHAYLENSSLDNATYNKAIQKICESFRADEEAKNILRKMKRK
- a CDS encoding A24 family peptidase C-terminal domain-containing protein, which gives rise to MTIPLPLALSAFLVLATFLYACWQDVKTRTIYAVTWYPAAVGCGVLVIWFWIEFFSAPWGVYVLGTSVFIALLMFLFTYLSLFGVADGKAMILLSLAVPITPFADWIFPSLALSSLVNGAVFALIVPVVFLIRNLALKNKAPFWLMCSGKPVPGDSITNYFGFVSEDITEENGVISRKFCRAHSSIRALKTQSGLSIRNLREDPKTYAKELSLYAKAGDVWISYGVPFMIPITIGYIFALFGFSLVDMVLGMLIL
- the uppS gene encoding polyprenyl diphosphate synthase, with protein sequence MSLRSFAEDLYVHRLIRQLTHVPTHVAIIQDGNRRYAKAKGKDTAFGHRAGAEITMKVFDWMEELGVIHTTFYAFSTENFKRSPEEVNELLELFIEKFSEMIKDQRIYDKKVNITVIGDRSLINDRLLQKIHDVEEATKDHHHYYLHFAIAYGGRNEILETTKSIVAKVRAGEFSADSITPDCVTERMYPEVEMPPVDLIIRTANDKRTSNFLPWLANGNEAAVCFCVPPWPEFRYVDMVRALRTYDQRMKV
- a CDS encoding carboxymuconolactone decarboxylase family protein produces the protein MSFEEKKGTCGCQGQMRELEHNIGHVPVFFKELAESDPLIHEAVLKLDNYIWSDGSLTRKEKKLIAIGIAAAMRDDHALRAQLAGAQMVGVDLDEVEEALRVSYMLAGMPSYVHGKYVAKSVFHE